The Oncorhynchus kisutch isolate 150728-3 linkage group LG20, Okis_V2, whole genome shotgun sequence genome has a segment encoding these proteins:
- the pank1b gene encoding pantothenate kinase 1 isoform X2, with protein sequence MKLIVKKPAFPWFGMDIGGTLVKLVYFEPKDFTAEEEEVESLKSIRHFLTSNVAYGNTGIRDVHLELKNLTMCGRKGNLHFIRFPTQDMLGFIQMGRDKNFSSLHTTLCATGGGAYKFEDDFRTIANLKLQKLDELDCLIQGLLYVDSVGFNGHPECYFFENPSDPESENCVKKTCCLDNPFPMLLVNIGSGVSMLAVYSKDNYKRVTGTSLGGGTFLGLCCLLTGCETFEEALEMAAKGDSSNVDKLVKDIYGGDYERFGLQGSTVASSFGHMMSKEKRDSISKEDLARATLVTITNNIGSIARMCAVNEKIERVVFVGNFLRINTVSTKLLAYAMDFWSKGQLKALFLEHEGYFGAVGAFLELLKMTDDL encoded by the exons ATGAAGCTTATTGTTAAAAAACCAG CCTTCCCCTGGTTTGGGATGGACATCGGCGGCACTCTGGTGAAGCTGGTCTACTTCGAGCCCAAGGACTTCacggcggaggaggaggaggtggagagccTGAAGAGCATCCGCCACTTCCTGACCTCCAACGTGGCCTACGGCAACACGGGCATCCGCGACGTCCACCTGGAGCTCAAGAACCTAACCATGTGCGGCCGGAAGGGTAACCTGCACTTCATCCGCTTCCCCACCCAGGACATGCTGGGCTTCATCCAGATGGGCCGAGATAAGAACTTCTCCAGCCTGCACACCACACTCTGCGCCACTGGCGGAGGGGCCTACAAGTTTGAGGACGACTTTAGGACG ATCGCCAACCTAAAGCTCCAGAAGCTGGATGAACTGGACTGTCTCATCCAGGGTCTTCTCTATGTGGACTCAGTAGGGTTCAATGGCCATCCAGAGTGCTACTTTTTCGAGAACCCCTCCGACCCCGAGAGTGAGAACTGTGTCAAGAAAACGTGTTGCCTTGACAACCCCTTCCCCATGTTGTTGGTAAACATTGGCTCAGGCGTCAGCATGCTGGCAGTCTATTCGAAGGACAACTACAAACGGGTCACAGGCACCAG TTTGGGAGGTGGGACGTTCCTAGGCCTATGCTGCTTGCTGACTGGCTGCGAGACATTTGAGGAGGCCCTGGAAATGGCGGCGAAGGGGGACAGCAGCAACGTGGACAAACTGGTGAAGGACATCTACGGAGGAGACTATGAACGCTTCGGTCTCCAGGGGTCTACTGTTGCATCTAG TTTTGGTCATATGATGAGCAAGGAGAAGCGTGACAGCATCAGTAAGGAGGACCTAGCCCGAGCCACTCTCGTCACCATCACCAACAACATTGGCTCTATTGCTCGTATGTGTGCGGTTAATGAG AAAATTGAAAGAGTGGTGTTTGTTGGGAATTTCCTGAGAATCAATACTGTGTCAACGAAGCTGCTTGCTTATGCCATGGATTTTTGGTCCAAAGGACAATTAAAAGCTCTCTTCTTAGAGCATGAG
- the pank1b gene encoding pantothenate kinase 1 isoform X1 codes for MDNANGKASDQKRTGVCQDNGLTNGFHPTQTGNGSCSALCSNGTSTSGGFSSSSSSSSSSAAGGGGSGHNGIEHFHDLQFQEDVHNNGSPPKRCRLRRRMDSGKKSRPPFPWFGMDIGGTLVKLVYFEPKDFTAEEEEVESLKSIRHFLTSNVAYGNTGIRDVHLELKNLTMCGRKGNLHFIRFPTQDMLGFIQMGRDKNFSSLHTTLCATGGGAYKFEDDFRTIANLKLQKLDELDCLIQGLLYVDSVGFNGHPECYFFENPSDPESENCVKKTCCLDNPFPMLLVNIGSGVSMLAVYSKDNYKRVTGTSLGGGTFLGLCCLLTGCETFEEALEMAAKGDSSNVDKLVKDIYGGDYERFGLQGSTVASSFGHMMSKEKRDSISKEDLARATLVTITNNIGSIARMCAVNEKIERVVFVGNFLRINTVSTKLLAYAMDFWSKGQLKALFLEHEGYFGAVGAFLELLKMTDDL; via the exons ATGGATAACGCTAATGGCAAAGCATCGGATCAGAAAAGAACAGGCGTTTGCCAAGATAATGGTTTGACAAATGGATTCCATCCTACACAAACTGGCAACGGGAGCTGCAGTGCCTTATGTTCAAATGGAACCAGTACCAGTGGCgggtttagtagtagtagtagtagtagtagtagtagtgctgctggtggtggtggtagtggacaTAATGGAATTGAACATTTCCACGATCTTCAGTTCCAGGAAGACGTCCATAATAATGGGTCGCCTCCAAAGCGGTGTCGACTCAGAAGAAGAATGGATTCTGGCAAAAAGAGTAGACCTC CCTTCCCCTGGTTTGGGATGGACATCGGCGGCACTCTGGTGAAGCTGGTCTACTTCGAGCCCAAGGACTTCacggcggaggaggaggaggtggagagccTGAAGAGCATCCGCCACTTCCTGACCTCCAACGTGGCCTACGGCAACACGGGCATCCGCGACGTCCACCTGGAGCTCAAGAACCTAACCATGTGCGGCCGGAAGGGTAACCTGCACTTCATCCGCTTCCCCACCCAGGACATGCTGGGCTTCATCCAGATGGGCCGAGATAAGAACTTCTCCAGCCTGCACACCACACTCTGCGCCACTGGCGGAGGGGCCTACAAGTTTGAGGACGACTTTAGGACG ATCGCCAACCTAAAGCTCCAGAAGCTGGATGAACTGGACTGTCTCATCCAGGGTCTTCTCTATGTGGACTCAGTAGGGTTCAATGGCCATCCAGAGTGCTACTTTTTCGAGAACCCCTCCGACCCCGAGAGTGAGAACTGTGTCAAGAAAACGTGTTGCCTTGACAACCCCTTCCCCATGTTGTTGGTAAACATTGGCTCAGGCGTCAGCATGCTGGCAGTCTATTCGAAGGACAACTACAAACGGGTCACAGGCACCAG TTTGGGAGGTGGGACGTTCCTAGGCCTATGCTGCTTGCTGACTGGCTGCGAGACATTTGAGGAGGCCCTGGAAATGGCGGCGAAGGGGGACAGCAGCAACGTGGACAAACTGGTGAAGGACATCTACGGAGGAGACTATGAACGCTTCGGTCTCCAGGGGTCTACTGTTGCATCTAG TTTTGGTCATATGATGAGCAAGGAGAAGCGTGACAGCATCAGTAAGGAGGACCTAGCCCGAGCCACTCTCGTCACCATCACCAACAACATTGGCTCTATTGCTCGTATGTGTGCGGTTAATGAG AAAATTGAAAGAGTGGTGTTTGTTGGGAATTTCCTGAGAATCAATACTGTGTCAACGAAGCTGCTTGCTTATGCCATGGATTTTTGGTCCAAAGGACAATTAAAAGCTCTCTTCTTAGAGCATGAG
- the pank1b gene encoding pantothenate kinase 1 isoform X3, protein MDIGGTLVKLVYFEPKDFTAEEEEVESLKSIRHFLTSNVAYGNTGIRDVHLELKNLTMCGRKGNLHFIRFPTQDMLGFIQMGRDKNFSSLHTTLCATGGGAYKFEDDFRTIANLKLQKLDELDCLIQGLLYVDSVGFNGHPECYFFENPSDPESENCVKKTCCLDNPFPMLLVNIGSGVSMLAVYSKDNYKRVTGTSLGGGTFLGLCCLLTGCETFEEALEMAAKGDSSNVDKLVKDIYGGDYERFGLQGSTVASSFGHMMSKEKRDSISKEDLARATLVTITNNIGSIARMCAVNEKIERVVFVGNFLRINTVSTKLLAYAMDFWSKGQLKALFLEHEGYFGAVGAFLELLKMTDDL, encoded by the exons ATGGACATCGGCGGCACTCTGGTGAAGCTGGTCTACTTCGAGCCCAAGGACTTCacggcggaggaggaggaggtggagagccTGAAGAGCATCCGCCACTTCCTGACCTCCAACGTGGCCTACGGCAACACGGGCATCCGCGACGTCCACCTGGAGCTCAAGAACCTAACCATGTGCGGCCGGAAGGGTAACCTGCACTTCATCCGCTTCCCCACCCAGGACATGCTGGGCTTCATCCAGATGGGCCGAGATAAGAACTTCTCCAGCCTGCACACCACACTCTGCGCCACTGGCGGAGGGGCCTACAAGTTTGAGGACGACTTTAGGACG ATCGCCAACCTAAAGCTCCAGAAGCTGGATGAACTGGACTGTCTCATCCAGGGTCTTCTCTATGTGGACTCAGTAGGGTTCAATGGCCATCCAGAGTGCTACTTTTTCGAGAACCCCTCCGACCCCGAGAGTGAGAACTGTGTCAAGAAAACGTGTTGCCTTGACAACCCCTTCCCCATGTTGTTGGTAAACATTGGCTCAGGCGTCAGCATGCTGGCAGTCTATTCGAAGGACAACTACAAACGGGTCACAGGCACCAG TTTGGGAGGTGGGACGTTCCTAGGCCTATGCTGCTTGCTGACTGGCTGCGAGACATTTGAGGAGGCCCTGGAAATGGCGGCGAAGGGGGACAGCAGCAACGTGGACAAACTGGTGAAGGACATCTACGGAGGAGACTATGAACGCTTCGGTCTCCAGGGGTCTACTGTTGCATCTAG TTTTGGTCATATGATGAGCAAGGAGAAGCGTGACAGCATCAGTAAGGAGGACCTAGCCCGAGCCACTCTCGTCACCATCACCAACAACATTGGCTCTATTGCTCGTATGTGTGCGGTTAATGAG AAAATTGAAAGAGTGGTGTTTGTTGGGAATTTCCTGAGAATCAATACTGTGTCAACGAAGCTGCTTGCTTATGCCATGGATTTTTGGTCCAAAGGACAATTAAAAGCTCTCTTCTTAGAGCATGAG